The sequence GTCGCGAGCGCCGATCGCGCGGCTGACGTGCACGCCGGCGCGGGTCAGCCGCCACAACGCGAGCACTGTCAGCGCGAGCGGGGCGAGCCCGAGCGGCCCGGACTCGGTGTGCAGTGGCACGCCGTGCCCGAGCAGCCAGCCGGCCAGCGCGGTGCGCAGGGTGCCGGTCACTGTGGTGCCGTCCGCGCCGAGCTGCACCAGGCCGAGCACGATGGCGACCGGCAGGTACGACGTGAGGGCGGCCCCGCAGGCGGCCACCCCGGCGGCGACGGGCAACGGCGCCCGCCCACGCGGCGACCCGCCCGCGCGGGGCGCGGGCACCCGCCGGGCCGATGCGGCACGGTCGACCGGCCGGTCGTCGGCGCTCACACCGCCGGGACGGCTGGGACGGTCAGGGGTGACGGGGGACATCCGCTCTACTCTGGCACGTCGCGCGGGCGGTGGCAGTCCGTTAACCCCTCCTAAGGACGGCGAGTTCACCGAACCGACGTCCTGCCCACCCGGGCCGGTCTAGCCTCGGCCGTGAGGGGGCGCGAGTCGCCGCCACCCAGGGACGGGCCCACCGGTCGCGGTCCGGGCCGGCACGTCGCCCATGACCGCTCGGAGGAAGCCGTGACGACGCCATACCCGCCTCCCCCACCGCCACCGGCCCGTGGACGCGACCGAACCACCCTGTGGGGCGTGCTGGGCATCGTGCTGGGGCTGATCTGCTGCGGCATCTTCGGCATCGTCTTCGGCTACCTGTCCATCCGCGACGCCCGGCGGTACGGGCAGTCGCCGCTGCTCGGTTACCTCGCCATCGCGTTCGGCGTGATCAACATCATCGGCGGCGCGATCCTGCGCTCGACCGGCAACTACCCGTTCTGGAACAACGACTGAACCAGCGCGGAGCCCGCGTACGCCGAAGGGGGTCGACCGTGACCGGTCGACCCCCTTCGTGTTGCCTGACCGGCTCAGCTGCCGGACATGATCTCCCGCATCAGCTTGGCGGTCTCGGTCGGCGTCTTGCCGACCTTGACGCCGACGGCCTCCAGCGCCGCCTGCTTCGCCTCGGCGGTGCCGGCCGAGCCGGAGATGATCGCCCCGGCGTGACCCATGGTCTTGCCGGGCGGAGCGGTGAAGCCGGCGATGTAGCCGACCACGGGCTTGGTGACGTTGGCCTTGATGAACTCGGCGGCCCGCTCCTCGGCGTCGCCACCGATCTCACCGATCATGACGATGGCGTCGGTCTCCGGGTCGGCCTCGAACGCCGCGAGGGCGTCGATGTGAGTGGTCCCGATGATCGGGTCACCGCCGATGCCGACGCAGGTGGAGAAGCCGATGTCGCGCAGCTCGTACATCATCTGGTAGGTCAGCGTGCCGCTCTTGCTGACCAGGCCGATCCGGCCGGAGCCGGTGATGTCGGCCGGGATGATGCCGGCGTTGGACGCGGCGGGCGAGGCGATGCCGGGGCAGTTCGGCCCGATGATCCGGGTCTGCTCGCCCTTCGCCACGTTGTACGCCCAGAACGACGCGGTGTCGTGCACCGGCACGCCCTCGGTGATCACCACGGCCAGCGGGATCGCGGCGTCGATCGCCTCGACCACGGCGGCCTTGGTGAACTGCGGCGGCACGAAGATGACAGTGACGTCGGCACCGGTCTCGGCCATCGCGTCCGCGACGGACGCGAAGACCGGCAGCTCGGTGCCGTCGAAGTCGACAGTCTGGCCCGCCTTGCGCGGGTTGACGCCGCCCACCACGTTGGTGCCGGCGGCCAGCATCCGCCGGGTGTGCTTGGAACCCTCGGAACCGGTCATCCCCTGGACGATGACCTTCGAGTCCTTGGTCAGCCAGATAGCCATGATCAGACCCCCGCAGCTGCCAGCTCGGCGGCCCGCTCGGCCGCACCGTCCATGGTGTCCACCCGCTGCACGAGCGGGTTGTTCGCGCTGTCCAGGATCGCCCGGCCAGCCTCGGCGTTGTTGCCGTCGAGACGGACGACGAGCGGCTTGGTGACCTGCTCGCCGCGCTGCTCCAGCAGGGCCAGCGCCTGGATGATGCCGTTGGCGACCTCGTCGCAGGCGGTGATGCCGCCGAAGACGTTGACGAAGACGCTCTTCACGGCCGGGTCGGAGAGCACGATCTCCAGCCCGTTCGCCATCACCGCGGCGCTCGCGCCGCCGCCGATGTCGAGGAAGTTGGCCGGCTTGACGTTGCCGTGCCGCTCACCGGCGTACGCGACCACGTCGAGGGTCGACATGACCAGACCCGCGCCGTTGCCGATGATGCCGACCTCGCCGTCGAGCTTGACGTAGTTGAGGTCCTTGGCCTTGGCGGCCTGCTCCAGCGGGTCCACAGCGGCCTGGTCGACAAGCGCCTCGTGGTCCGGGTGCCGGAACGCGGCGTTCTCGTCCAGGCTGATCTTGGCGTCGAGCAGGAGCATCCGGCCGTCGCCGTTCTTGGCGAGCGGGTTGACCTCGACCAGTGTGGCGTCCTCGGCGACGAACGCCTGCCACAGGCCGACGGCGATCTCGACCACCTGGTCGGCGACCTCGGCCGGGAAACCGGCGGCGGTCACGATCTCGCGGGCCTTGGCCTCGTCCACGCCCTTCACGGCGTCGATCGGGGCCTTCACGACCTTGTCGGGGGTCTCGGCGGCGACCTGCTCGATGTCCATGCCGCCGGCGACGCTGGCGATGCAGAGGAAGGTGCGGTTCGCCCGGTCGAGCAGGTACGAGAAGTAGTACTCCTCGGCCACGTCCGCAGTCACCGTGATCATGACCTTGTGGACGGTGTGACCCTTGATGTCCATGCCGAGGATGTCGGTGGCCCGAGCCACCGCCTCATCCGGGCCCTCGGCCAGCTTGACGCCGCCGGCCTTACCTCGGCCGCCGACCTTTACCTGCGCCTTGACGACCACACGGCCGCCAAGACGTTCGGCGATCGCGCGGGCCTCTTCCGGGGTAGTGGCGACGCCGCCGGCCAGCACGGGCAAGCCGTGCCGCTCGAACAGGTCCCGCCCCTGGTACTCGTACAGGTCCACGATTGCGCGTCCCGTCCCGTCTCCGCGGCGCGCCGTCGCGCCGCCACCAGCGTTCAGAAAACAGTTTGACGCCTGTCATCAGTTGAAACAGGCCATTGGCCGCAGCCTAGCGAGGTCGGCACCACCGGCAACCGAGCGGGTGCGCGGTGTGCGGTAATGCACAACCGGACATCAGGTGTGGCCGGTTTCCGGCCAGGACTCCTGTGGCATCCACCATCCGGGCGATGTTGTCCGGCTTGCGTAACCCTGCCGTGGGGGCGTCGTTGAGTCAGATGTCGGAGCGCTGAACAGCGCAAAGACGGGATACGGCCGATGCCCTGTCGGTCGAGGGGTGGCGGCGGGGCATCGTGCATAGAGGGGCCGGACGTGTGAGGGGTGCGTCCGGCCCCTCCCCCGTGCCCAAAATCTGTACGCGCAGCAGATCGGCGCGGCTCAGGAAACCGGCTGGGCCACGTTCTGTCGGACCCACTCGACGATCGCCTGGGTGGTGGCGCCCGGCGTGAAGATCTTCGCGACGCCCAGCTTCTCCAACTCGGGAATGTCGCCGTTCGGAATGATGCCGCCGCCGAACACGACGATGTCGCGGGCGTCCCGTTCACCGAGCAGTTCCAGCACCCGCCGGAAGAGCGTCATGTGCGCGCCGGAGAGCACTGACAGGCCGACGGCGTCGGCGTCCTCCTGGATGGCGGTCTCCACGATCTGCTCCGGGGTCTGGTGCAGGCCGGTGTAGACGACCTCCATCCCGGCGTCCCGCAGGGCGCGCGCGACGACCTTCGCGCCCCGGTCGTGGCCGTCCAGGCCAGGCTTCGCGACGACGACCCGAATCCGAGAGCTCATCAGCGCACACCTTTCACCGGCTTGACCGCCTTCACCTTAACGAACGGTAACCCGGCGGGCCCGGCCCGGGAAATCCGGGCTCTGCCACCGGCCGTTACCCGGCGTGTCCACCGCGCAACCCGGAGAGGTCCGACCCGGTACCGTCCCGGCCTCGCCGCCGCCGCGCCGCTGGCAGGGCCGTGGACACCATCGCGGCGCTGTTCGGAGTCAAGCCGGACGACTCCGCCGGAACGGTCACGCTCGGCGACGAACGGGCAGCGACGGGGGCACCGTTCGGCGTCGCGATGCATGACAATCATGGACGCAAACGGACAGATCGACACGCCAATTTTTCGGTCTAGCTTGTGACTCGCCTGGCGGTTGGCTAACGTGTCCACGGTTGTCATCAGGTCCATGGACGGGTGACGACGCGGTCAGCGGACGCTTCACTGGAGCTTCAGGGACGCCCACCGGCCGCTTCGGAACCCCGACAACGGAGGGTGTGCGTGCGCCAGCGCCTGTCGTCTGAGCCCGATCGATATCGCGGTCGCCGCCGCGTACCCACCCCACCCCGCAGCCGTTACGCCGCTGTCGTGACCACCGCGTTCGTCGGTGCCGGCATCGTCGCCCTCGGCGCGAGCGCCCTGCCGGACGCCAAGGACGTCAGCCCGACGGTCCTCGACGAGCTCAAGCAGGCGTCGGTCACCAGTCAGGACGCTGCGGCCCGTGCGGACAACGCCGACCGCGCCTCCCGGGACAGCCGCAGCGAGGACAGCGCCGAGCCCGAGGTCTGGCTGCTGCCGCTGCAGGGTTACGACTTCAACTCCCCGTACGGAATGCGCTGGGGCAAGCTGCACACCGGCGTCGACCTGGTGGCCGGCGAAGGCACGCCCTACGTGGCGATCCACGACGGGTTGGTCACCAAGGCCGGCTGGTTCGGCGGGTACGGCAACGCGGTGATCGTCCAGCACGCCGACGGCAGCGAGGCCATCTACGGCCACTCCTCCGCGGTGAGCGTCAAGGAAGGCCAGCAGATCAAGGCGGGCGACCAGCTCGGCCTCGTGGGTCAGACCGGCCACGCGTACGGCACCCACCTGCACCTGGAGATCCATGTCAAGGGGCAGCCGATCGACCCGGTGCCGTTCCTCCAGGAGCGCGGAGTGGACATCAAGCTGCAAGTCGAGGCAATCTACAGCGAGGTAGCCGCCTCCTGACGTTGCGTAACGACCGCTGACCGCCCGGATCTGTCGATCCGGGCGGTTTTGCGTTGCCCGGTCCCGGCGAATGTGTCCCGGACCACAACGCCGATCGTGACCGACGACACCCGCTTACATGATCACTTTTCCGGATGTAGCGCCGCAGAGCGGGTCATATCCGGGCACCCGACCGTCCACTCCCCGTCCGAGGGTTCGGTCCCCGCTCCTACCCCACCTCGGCCCGACACCAGTATTTCGAGGTCAAGTGCCCCTCGACTGTGAAGGTCCGCCGTGCAGGAAGACAGCCCCGTCCAGAACGAGAACACCCGCGACACCAGCGAGGCCGCGCCGCCGCAGCGCACCGGCCGGCGGAACCGCCTCATCGTGCTCGGCGCCGCCGCCCTGGTAGCCCTCGGCCTCGGTGGTGTCGCCGTCGCCACCAGCGGCACCGACCGCCCGACACCCGCCGCCGTCTCCCTCGACGCCCAGTCCCGGGCCGAAGCCGCGAGCCGGGCCGACCGCTCGGTCCGTGAGTCGAGCACACCGGTCACCCCCTCGCTCAGCCCGACGGCGAGCCCGTCGGCGGTCAGCGCCAGCCCGACCCCCACCAGGACGGCCGCCGCGAAGCCCAAGCCCAAACCGAAGAAGACCACCAAGCCCACACCCGCCTGGGTCGACCCGATGCCGGGCGCAGCCGTCACGTCCTGCTACGGGCAGCGCTGGGGCACCCTGCACGCCGGTATCGACCTGGCCCTGCCCTCCGGTACGCCGATCCACGCCGCAGCCGCCGGCACCGTGACCCAGGCCGGCGACGCCTCCGACGGGTACGGCAACTCCGTCTTCATCGACCACGGCAACGGATACCTGACCCACTACGCCCACCAGAGCCGCATCGCGGTCACTGTCGGACAGAAGGTCAAGGCCGGCCAGGTCATCGGCTACGAGGGCGCCACCGGCGACGCCACCGGCCCGCACCTGCACTTCGAGGTGCACCAGGGCATGTGGAACCAGATCGACCCGGCCCCGTTCATGCGGACCCGTGGCGTCGACCTGGGCTGCTGATCCACGACCCCCGCGCGGTTCGCGGGCACCACAACGGAAAGAGTGGCCTCAGGGGTACCCCGAGGCCACTCTTTCCGTGATCTGGCACGCTCTTCGGGCGCGACGGCTCAGAGCTTGTCGACCGGGGCGTGCCGCAGCACCAGCCACATGGTCTGGTCGCCGAAGTCGATCTGCGCACGGGCACCCGGACCGTGCCCCTCGACGGCGAGCACCCGCCCCAACCCGTACCGCTGATGATTGACCCGGTCGCCCGCTGACACCTTCGGCCCCTGCGGCAGCTCGCTGGCCGTGGTCAGCCGGCTGGCGTCCACGCCGAGCCGCTGCGCCAGTTGCGCCGCCTTCGGCGTACCGCCGGTGAAGGTGCCACGGCCGCCGGGCGCGCGGTCCGCACGGCCGCCGACGCCGCCGCCCCCACCAGCCCACGAGGTGTACGACCCCTCGGTGCGCTCCCAGTGCACCAACTCGGTCGGCAGCTCCTCCAGGAAGCGCGACGGCGGGTTGTAGGACGGCTGCCCCCAGGCCGAGCGGGTGACCGCCCGGGACATGTAGAGCCGCTGTCGGGCTCGGGTGATGCCGACGTACGCCAGTCGGCGCTCCTCCTCCAACTCGCGGGTGTCGCCCAGCGAGCGTAGGTGCGGGAAGACGCCGTCCTCCAGCCCGGTCAGGAAGACCACAGGGAATTCCAGCCCCTTGGCGGTGTGCAGCGTCATCAGGGTGACAACGCCCTGGTGGTCGGGGTCGTCGGAGGGGATCTGGTCGGCGTCGGCGACAAGCGCCACCTGCTCCAGGAAGCCGGCCAGGGTGGCCCGCTCCCCCTCCTCGCCCAGCGCCTCGATCCGCTCGGTGTACTCGCGGGCGACACTGACCAGCTCCTGGAGGTTGTCCACCCGGCCGGCGTCCTGCGGGTCCAGGCTCTCCTCCAGCTCGGTGAGGTAGCCGGAGCGGGTCAGCAGGGCCTCCAGCACCTCCTCCGGGGTGCCGGTCTCGGCCAGCTCACGGGCACCGTCGAGCAACGCCACGAAGTCGGCGATGCCGTTGGCCGCCCGGCTGGAGATGCCTGGCGCCTCACGGGCCCGGCGCAGGGCCGCGCCGAAGGAGATCCGGTCGCGGCTGGAGAGCGCCTCGACACACGCCTCGGCGCGGTCGCCGATGCCCCGGCGCGGGGTGTTGAGCACTCGCCGCAGGCTCACCGTGTCGTCGTCGTTGACCACCGAACGCAGGTACGCCAGCGCGTCGCGGACCTCCTTGCGCTCGTAGAAGCGCACCCCGCCGACCACCTTGTAGGGCAGGCCGACCCGGATGAACACCTCCTCGAAGACACGGGACTGGGCGTTGGTGCGGTAGAAGACCGCGACGTCGCCGGGGCGGGTCTCGTCGGCGTCGACCAGCCGGTCGATCTCCCGGGCCACCCAGTCGGCCTCGGCGTGCTCGGTGTCGGCCACGTAGCCGACGATCTGCTCGCCGGCGCCGGCCTCGCTCCACAGCCGCTTGGGTTTGCGGGAGGTGTTGCGGTCGATCACCGCGTTGGCCGCGTTGAGGATGGTCTGGGTGGAGCGGTAGTTCTGCTCCAGCAGGATCGTCCGCGCGTCGGTGAAGTCCCGTTCGAACTCCAGGATGTTGCGGATCGTCGCGCCCCGGAACGCGTAGATGGACTGGTCGGCGTCGCCGACCACGCACAGCTCGGCGGGCTCCAGCCCGTCGGTGCCGGAGACCAGCTCCTTGATCAGGACGTACTGGGCGTGGTTGGTGTCCTGGTACTCGTCCACCAGCACGTGCCGGAACCGGCGGCGGTAGCTCTCCGCGACGTGCGGATGGGACTGGAGCAGGTGCACCGTGGTCATGATCAGGTCGTCGAAGTCCAGGGCGTGCGCCTCGCGCAACCGACGCTGGTAGAGCGTGTACGCCTCGGCGAGCGCCCGTTCGTTGGGCCCGGTGGCCCGCGCCGCGAACTGCTCCGGATCGACCAGCTCGTTCTTGAGGTTGGAGACCTGGGCCGCCAGCCCGCGCGCCGGGTAGCGCTTCGGGTCGAGATCCAGCTCGCGG comes from Micromonospora vinacea and encodes:
- a CDS encoding DUF4190 domain-containing protein — translated: MTTPYPPPPPPPARGRDRTTLWGVLGIVLGLICCGIFGIVFGYLSIRDARRYGQSPLLGYLAIAFGVINIIGGAILRSTGNYPFWNND
- the sucD gene encoding succinate--CoA ligase subunit alpha, with the protein product MAIWLTKDSKVIVQGMTGSEGSKHTRRMLAAGTNVVGGVNPRKAGQTVDFDGTELPVFASVADAMAETGADVTVIFVPPQFTKAAVVEAIDAAIPLAVVITEGVPVHDTASFWAYNVAKGEQTRIIGPNCPGIASPAASNAGIIPADITGSGRIGLVSKSGTLTYQMMYELRDIGFSTCVGIGGDPIIGTTHIDALAAFEADPETDAIVMIGEIGGDAEERAAEFIKANVTKPVVGYIAGFTAPPGKTMGHAGAIISGSAGTAEAKQAALEAVGVKVGKTPTETAKLMREIMSGS
- the sucC gene encoding ADP-forming succinate--CoA ligase subunit beta, which codes for MDLYEYQGRDLFERHGLPVLAGGVATTPEEARAIAERLGGRVVVKAQVKVGGRGKAGGVKLAEGPDEAVARATDILGMDIKGHTVHKVMITVTADVAEEYYFSYLLDRANRTFLCIASVAGGMDIEQVAAETPDKVVKAPIDAVKGVDEAKAREIVTAAGFPAEVADQVVEIAVGLWQAFVAEDATLVEVNPLAKNGDGRMLLLDAKISLDENAAFRHPDHEALVDQAAVDPLEQAAKAKDLNYVKLDGEVGIIGNGAGLVMSTLDVVAYAGERHGNVKPANFLDIGGGASAAVMANGLEIVLSDPAVKSVFVNVFGGITACDEVANGIIQALALLEQRGEQVTKPLVVRLDGNNAEAGRAILDSANNPLVQRVDTMDGAAERAAELAAAGV
- a CDS encoding cobalamin B12-binding domain-containing protein, with the protein product MSSRIRVVVAKPGLDGHDRGAKVVARALRDAGMEVVYTGLHQTPEQIVETAIQEDADAVGLSVLSGAHMTLFRRVLELLGERDARDIVVFGGGIIPNGDIPELEKLGVAKIFTPGATTQAIVEWVRQNVAQPVS
- a CDS encoding M23 family metallopeptidase yields the protein MRQRLSSEPDRYRGRRRVPTPPRSRYAAVVTTAFVGAGIVALGASALPDAKDVSPTVLDELKQASVTSQDAAARADNADRASRDSRSEDSAEPEVWLLPLQGYDFNSPYGMRWGKLHTGVDLVAGEGTPYVAIHDGLVTKAGWFGGYGNAVIVQHADGSEAIYGHSSAVSVKEGQQIKAGDQLGLVGQTGHAYGTHLHLEIHVKGQPIDPVPFLQERGVDIKLQVEAIYSEVAAS
- a CDS encoding M23 family metallopeptidase, with amino-acid sequence MQEDSPVQNENTRDTSEAAPPQRTGRRNRLIVLGAAALVALGLGGVAVATSGTDRPTPAAVSLDAQSRAEAASRADRSVRESSTPVTPSLSPTASPSAVSASPTPTRTAAAKPKPKPKKTTKPTPAWVDPMPGAAVTSCYGQRWGTLHAGIDLALPSGTPIHAAAAGTVTQAGDASDGYGNSVFIDHGNGYLTHYAHQSRIAVTVGQKVKAGQVIGYEGATGDATGPHLHFEVHQGMWNQIDPAPFMRTRGVDLGC
- the pcrA gene encoding DNA helicase PcrA; amino-acid sequence: MHPLFDIPASPPAPESAPARPHRPGAAAVRLDPQQLLAGLNGPQRDAVSHAGSPLLIVAGAGSGKTRVLTHRIAYLLAARDVHPGEIIAITFTNKAAGEMKERVAALVGPRARLMWVSTFHSACVRILRAEHEHAGLKSTFSIYDADDSRRLMQLVTRELDLDPKRYPARGLAAQVSNLKNELVDPEQFAARATGPNERALAEAYTLYQRRLREAHALDFDDLIMTTVHLLQSHPHVAESYRRRFRHVLVDEYQDTNHAQYVLIKELVSGTDGLEPAELCVVGDADQSIYAFRGATIRNILEFERDFTDARTILLEQNYRSTQTILNAANAVIDRNTSRKPKRLWSEAGAGEQIVGYVADTEHAEADWVAREIDRLVDADETRPGDVAVFYRTNAQSRVFEEVFIRVGLPYKVVGGVRFYERKEVRDALAYLRSVVNDDDTVSLRRVLNTPRRGIGDRAEACVEALSSRDRISFGAALRRAREAPGISSRAANGIADFVALLDGARELAETGTPEEVLEALLTRSGYLTELEESLDPQDAGRVDNLQELVSVAREYTERIEALGEEGERATLAGFLEQVALVADADQIPSDDPDHQGVVTLMTLHTAKGLEFPVVFLTGLEDGVFPHLRSLGDTRELEEERRLAYVGITRARQRLYMSRAVTRSAWGQPSYNPPSRFLEELPTELVHWERTEGSYTSWAGGGGGVGGRADRAPGGRGTFTGGTPKAAQLAQRLGVDASRLTTASELPQGPKVSAGDRVNHQRYGLGRVLAVEGHGPGARAQIDFGDQTMWLVLRHAPVDKL